The genome window ggcccctggggaggacagtgggagcagggcagcagggagcagagcctgagcctgagccaggggctagagaagtgcgaagctgggccgggctcccccaaccatggcacccacccctccagcaatgggcacctgccagcagtaggctgctgggccagcagggagcgcaaagccctgagccctgggtctacccttctactgcactgcctagggggccggggtccagcagtgggtggtccgggaggaggtgggtgcgggtgtgcgcgttggcgggaaagccagagcctgagacctgtggagtcctctgtgagtggaagctccgcgccagtgctttggggctgcagcacccccacacgcctctgcggtcccggaacccgtgtcaacactctggacccctagtgaagcccagcccacttggctcagagcacatgttggaaggaaaggatttggggtaaatggggcagatggagaggctgcccgcctcgttccgtgtccttcaaaccgtgtatcgttgccgagttcccggagacctccggttctgtggtgcgcttgcactcattgagagtcagtcagcaggctgcctgatttcagcgggccccgggaccctggacacggtgccccgggtgctaccaactctgtctccacaggccctcctgaagccggccgaggcccctggcccaggtgttcccagacacgtttcctccctccctgcctctccctctccatgtcccccacccgcgctcgctcgctggctcgctctctctctgtctctctctctcaaccctcccagccctccgtctatgtctgtcgtcagggtttgggtgtctctgtctctctgtctccttcctcccgccgtacccctttcctccctttgtggctgactctgccaggcccttgctcgagaccctgggtgtgcagccatgctgcaagcgagcggagcagcccccttgtgggcacagaaggtccctcaagggcccagggcctcgggtgagcacacaagcaaacggggccgtgagggggaccgagaccatccaaacatccagagtggtgactgactgcctcctggcccagccgagcacgggcacaggccagagaggacgtaggcagggagagcggacgggctcttgaccttgccctcctgggccccgggagcctcagccctgttgatcctccaagccctgcgatgccccagggcagagcatgggtgacgaaagggcaagcgctggggaggttgggacggggaagtgcctgctgtttctgcacaggccgccttccgtccctggctctcagtcgggaagggccggggcgttcctggttctcttcccggcgcccttgacgtcgaggctccttgacccaaggcagatcctgaatcacccccagttatcagctgtgataggtgaccaggacacagacatgctacacagctacatgaccaatttagaggttagccgtggagcctgaggccagcggtggtgccttgggagtgggggttgagctggagtgggtgcgtttgagttgctgagagttgcggtcagtcagtcacgcagaacagctagggtcaacgacccctccccctcccccttctcttgctttcctgcggcaggtggaggaactgggtcgtcccaagtaccgctgcaggtggatgttttactttgggagcaacccctacttccagaacgacgtgatcgttaaggagtatcacctGAGCATCGGCGTTAGGTGtgggcttgaggtgcagaggagctggcggagggcttcccggcatgagggcccgggggtggaaagggaagagtgtggggtcctcggggcagtgcagggatttggcacaggaagggggacaggtcgtcGTTTGAGAGCGAGAACTGGCGTGGGTCCTaggcctcggagagcctcccttaagtttcctcgtcccgcaggatatcgggagactcgttgcactccagtccagtggttctgggattatgaacgtggtgctgccagccacaggcgagaccccagcggcctgaacttcttcaactggttgtgtgaccccagctgcccagggtccaacaggatcgccggggtgaggcccctgcgccTTCGTCAACAGCGCAGATGCTGGAGGCCCGACTACTGGGGaacggggtcgggggccccgtgctcagctcaccttttgtcccctaccagatcatcatcgaggacctgtggcccaatccCTTGCAGTACTACCCGAGGCAGGAAGGCGGCGtctgggaatgagctgagaggatgacctgtcggtgaggagccaggagggctgggtccagagccctgtgggcaggggtgccaggggacagtcaatttagtggcggggaaactgaggctcagaggagcttggacccatggagcagggggcagggtgggaagtgagcctgcgggaactcagagcgcacacacagggccgaggatgggtctagtccggcaggttcatgcctgccatgctgtccttcggaaaacccctggccaatccggacaagcaaggctcccccagcccattttcctgaagtgtctcccatggctgtcggcctctctctcggtcctcctgccgctcgttcggttggcgatggcctgcctgtgtttgggagtcgggctccttgtcccagcccactcttggaccacgactccctgacggccgtccacatgcctgagcaccgcgtgtcctcccacatcgttcacatgtccttgggaatggtcccaggccatcccaagcagggtcacggtgccctggctgtggaggaactgggatcccacgagtacaaggcatgctcacaacatcacgttcactatccctggcatcatacattttcacaaatagctaagacttttgtgtgtattttcatgtttctctgtgtgtgtgtgtgcgtgtgtgtctgtgtgtctgtgtgtgtgtgtcaaggcatggcagccgtgtggaagtggacatcacagagcatccgcgttgcaccaccaagaagaatctgatgaggcctccaccgttgagagacctgcatgggctcttctccgtggtgctcagcctgcacgggacagcaaaagggacaaggatcagcaggggcagcgctagagaggatcctgcccctagctgcagggtcagggagaagggccataaacaagttacaaagcaccttgtgtccacgtgtggttttatattgggggcacaggaaatggcaaggaggcaagaagcctggtgggaccctccaacccccatcctgttggattccatgggtggggtgatggagagcaaggggccagggcacaTCCATTCTTGGCCTgcggacagaaccccacccttccaagcagAATCTGGCAGAGGattgaagaggcggggctctcttgggaagtcttgttctgtagagcggggcacacaggaggggtaaggtgctcCCGAGCGTGGCCCTGAggtcccctgggctcctcgtTTTCACATGGCCTGGGGAACATTTTCTGTTGCCCTTCAACTTGGAACTGTGGCCTGCATTGCTGAGATTCGATGCCATGCATGCTCTTGGTCTGGTCCAGTGCGAAACCATAGGTCATGGGGGGACCAAACAGGAGTCGGTACCTCATGGTCCCTGTGGACTCCAGACCCTCCTGTGGGTAACCTCACCCAACACAGGTGACAGTTCCGTGGAATAATGGGGAAACGCTGCATTGCTCCATGGGTTTGGTGCAACATGAGTGTGCAGTGCGTAATGGAGCCGCTGTGGGTAGGTCCACGTGCATGGGTGTTTGTTGTGCGTGCGCGAATACGTACCCGGTTTGGCCACCCAGTTTGAGCGTTCCTCCTAGCTGTTACCCTGTGTGTATgcctgtgcacgtgtgtgtgttagTGGACTTGCGTGTCCTCCCTTGCTCCCCTGTGTGTAGGTCGTCATGTGTGCAtcgttgctgtgtgtgtgtgtttcgtgtgctcctgtgtgtgtgtgacaagtGTGGATGGATGCCTGCATCCCGGAGACAGTGTGTGTTTACgttttgtgtctgtttctttgcACACCCATGGGTGAAAGTGTTGCGAGGCCTTGTGTGGGCCCTTGTGTGTTTCCACGTGCCCATGCGCATGTGCCGGCTTCATGGTTCAGGCCTGAACATCGATAAGTCTGCCTGCTCTTGGTCAGCGCTGGGGATCTCAAGTCCGATGCAGCCCCTCAGGGAGAATTCTAGGGTGGTGGTTAGCACCGGGCCAAAGGAAGACTGCTCAGGCCGTCGTCACGCCTTCTGGTCTCCTTGTCGCCTAAGCTGGAGAGTAGCCTCATGCTCCCCCAGGCCAGTCTCTAGGATCCATCGTGTCGACAAGATGGAGGTGAAGTCCCAGGCATGCTGACGGTTGCAGTGGGGCTGCCAGTGGGGTTCCAGACCCGGAGGACCCCAGAATGTGCTGTGCTCACCCCACCCACTTTGCCTCGGATCCTCGATGGCTCACTCCTGCCGAGCTCCAAACGGGAGAGGAAAGGCCGGATGGTGATGCTAAAACCCCTCCCAAGTGTCTCCCATAATCAGGTGCTCTGCTTCCTTGACTGGGGAATGCCCCGCCTGCCCTGAAAAGAGGTGTTTAGGATTGGACCCATGCTTCAGGTAGCATGCCTCAGGTAGCAACGGCTTAAGCTGTTGGTCACATCATAAGGACATCGGGTCTCCTCCCAGGGCCTTAGGGTGCAAAGCAGGGGATGTGGCTCATGAACATCTCTCTGGAGTTCAGAGCAGCTTCAGGGCAAGCAGGTACGTGGCACAAGAGGGCTCAGCCCCTCCTGAAGAAGACCGCCAGCTTCAGGGGCTTAATGGCCAGAGCTGCTGGGAGACGGATGCTTGCTACAGGACTGCAGGACCCAGGGCAACGGTCTTTCATAAATGTGGCCTCGCAGGCAAGGGATGGGGTGCGCAGAATGCGTGTGTGCTTTCCAGTGTACATGTGTCTAGGCACAGGGGACCAGAAACAAGGAAGGTGCCCTTGAGACCGAGCCTCCCGTGATGTCTCCGTGCCAGGATGCTTACCTCTTGTCCTTTGGCCCCTGTCGTGTTCCTTCCCTAGCAGGGCAATGCCAGATGCCTGTCATTGCATGAATGTCTCCCTGGATTGGGAGTGGACGTGGAGATCATCCACATGATGGCTGAACAGATGGAAACCACAGTCCAAGGCAGTGGGGGTGCATATGAAATCCAGTCCACGGCAAACCCTTCGATTTCCGGCCGGGAACGGAATAGGCCGGTCGGTGCACACGCTTCCACGTGCACCTGTGTGTACATGGAAGGCAATGCCTCTGTACCCCTTCCCACACGGTGTCACATCCAGCTGCATACACGTGTACCTGTGGGCACACAAAGAAACCTTGGTCTGAACACACATGGGCATGTCAGCCCACGGCTGTACTGAACACTGCTGGCACCTCAGAGTGCAGCCAGCATGAACTCTGCACAGCTCGAACCCCCGCGATAACATTAGTCCGGCCGCCCTAGGAGTGGAGCCACGGCGCAGAGCCATGCATCCACCGCGGATTCAGGAGACGGAGCCGAAGAAGACCTGTGCGAGGGTACAGAAGAAGCCGTGGCTGGCGGGAAGAATCGGTATGGACCTGCTGGGTACACATAGAGGTTGAAGAACCGCCAGAGCAACCACAACCAGCACTTCCGTGTACAGGGCGCGGCATATGTGGCCCTTTGATGATTGAGATGACTGAGATGTGGTTGTAAGAAACCCGTCTGTTGCTGTAATGCTGGGGGAGACCGGCTTGCAATGGCTCCACACCAGTTGCCCCAAGCCTACCTTGTTGGCCCGAAGCCACACTTTGGGCATCCTCTATCCATGAGTGGGGGCCAGCACTGGGGACGTGCTGGCCCAGCCTGAAGTTCAGCTCGCGGCCTGACCTGTTCAGCTGCAGGGGAAGGCTAGAGAAGATGTGTTCTCCTCTGCAGGCCAGACAGGTTGGGAACGCCTTCCCCATGGCATTGAAGTTTCACCCGAAGGCAACGGAAGACACGCTGTCTCTGCAAGTGAAGGTACGGGCCTACGTGCTGTGTCACCTGGGAGCCGGCCTCAGCTTCTTGTCTCCGGCCTTCCATAGGGTGCACCCTGTAGCCTCCTGGCCCACAGACATAATGCCCAACTGCCCATCCACAGGGTTCGCCCAGACATCGTCTCAGGGGAGGGACATCCGGGTTCCCTTTGCCGTATGCCCTTGGCTGCACGAAAGGCACGCCTCCCTCCGTGCTCCATGCCAAACACACTGCGTGTCACTGGGTAAGTGTGTGTGCTGTgtcagtgtgagtgtgtgtgtgtgtgtctgtgtgtgtttgcacgCGCACGCGTCGGGCGCAACCAGCTGGGTCCCTTTCCCTGGTCACGTGAACAGTAGCTAGtcacagaggggaagggggcttTTATTTCATGGGAAAGGAGGTTCTGGGACAGGCTTCTGCATCTTGCTTCCTGAAGCCTCGATCTTCCAGAGACCCTGTGGCCAGAGAGTGGGCAGAGAAACAGCGCCGGGAACACAAACACCGAGACGGAccggggaagagggagagcagagcaTGGGGAAAGGACAGGCAGATCGATGGATTGAGCCCTCTCGGTCCCCCTTGTCCTGAGCAGACAAGGACATGGCCTGGGGGAAACAGTGGCCGAACCACTGGCAGACAGTGCCCCAAACTGGCAGACAGCTCCCCCCCCACCCGCTGTCTCCTGGAATGGCACTGCTCTGCAATGCCTGGGCTGACAGTCCCCCGCACGCTAGACCAGGGTCCCCGGTGGTGCCTTCGCTGTCCTCAGTCTTCGAGGATTGCGTGGGGGAAGGGCCAGGGACAGTTTCTCCTTGACAGGCTACAAACACCGGGCGGAGAGCGTGCTAAAGGAGGCAACGGGATGGAGGGGAAGGAGTTGTGGGCACTGGGGCCTGGGGCTCCTTAGGTAGAGCCCGAGGCCATCCCGGAGGAGGCGCACTGGCTGCCTCCCTGGCCGCCTCCagcagggggtgaggggcagggcctGTGGCGGCCACGCCCACCGCCTTGTGGCTCCTGGGGCCTGGGGTCCTGCCATTGTCCTGGGCGCGGATCAGGCCTCCTGGGCGCCAAGACCCGAAGCGTGCCGCCTCCACCTCTGCCCCGTGGGCTCCTGGCCGGAAGCCCTTGTGCGCATGCGTCCCAGACTCCGCTGGCTTCCGGGAGGAGACGGCGGACGTCCACCCTCCACCGTTCGCGGGGCCGCAGAGCTCCACTGCCCGGCCGCCTGCGGGAGCCGCGCGCTCACCCGCCCCTGCTCCGTTCCCCTGCAGCTGCCCCAGCCGGGCGCCACGTGGGACACGGGACTGCCCCCGAATCCTGACCAACTCAGTCGAGGGAGAGGTCCATCAGGACGCGGCTGTCCGTGGACATATAGCCCCACCCCCGCAAGAGAGGCGAAGGTGCTGCCGGGCCTAGGCGGTGGGATGGCGGCAGAGCCTGGGCAGCAAGAGGAAGGCCGTTGGGAGAGAGAGGGCGCCATCCTGGCGGTGGAGCTTGTGCTCGTCGGGGATGACCTAATGTTGGTGTGGCAACTTGTGGTGGTCGGCGTGGCGGAGGACCCCGGGGagactgaggaggaggaggacgatgACGACGAGGCTAGGGAGGTTGAGAGTGAGGCTGAGGAAGACggggaggctgaggagggagaggagaccgAGGAGGAGGACGACGAGTTGGAGGAGTCCGAGGAGTCCgaggaggaggctgaggagaaccggcaggaggatggggaggaagaggaggctgagGAGACTGGTGCGTGGGAAGAAGCGGAGGAAGAAGGGGAGCTGGGGACTGAGGAGGGGGCGCCTGAGGAGGAGACGGAGGACGTGAAGCCCACAGAGGAGGCGGCTgaggagaaggggacagaggagggagaggagccagagaaggaggaagaggaggcagaggagaaggctAGAGAAGCTGAGGAGGTGacggaagaggaagaggagcttGGGATGGAGAAAGACGtggcagaagagcaggagtgGCAGGAGGCTGAGGAGGAAGCCGAAGAGGCTGAGCAGGCCGAGGGTGGCAGGGACAAGGAGAGGGAGGTTGAGGAtgttgaggaggaggaggtggtggagaagaaagagatggagcctgagggggaagagaagactgaggaagaggagcaggtggaggaggtggaggagcctgaaaaggctgaggaagaggagggccaggaggaggatgaggaggctGTTGAGGATGAGGTTGCAGAGGTACCtgtgcaggaggaggagaaggaagacaggagggaAGAGGCCTGGGAGGGGAGCCAGAAGGAGGGAGACGCGCAGGAGCTGCAGGAGAAGCGGGAAGGGGAAGAACAGCCAGAGGCACCGCCAGGTCCGCCCCCGTCCCCGCTCCAGGCTCTCGCGGCCCTGCAGTCAGAGCTGGAGCCCCTGCACAAAGACGCCAGCGGGGCCTGCTCTGGGCTCAAGCTCAGGTTGTGGCAGAGGCGGCGGCGTCACCTGGAACACCGAAGCGCCCTCATCcggggcatccctggcttctgggccaAGGCTGTATCCTTGCTACCTTCATGGAGGGACCCCGATGTGGCCGGGCTAGTGCAGGAGACTCCTGTGGCAGGGGCCCCGGCTCACGCCTCCGTGATCGGGAGGGTTTCGAATTCCTGCTTCCGGGCGGGGGTGCCCGGTGGGGCCGCAGGTTGTCCTCGATGTGCCGGGGAGGGGGCCGTGGGTCCAGCTTTCTCTGCTAGCGCCCAGCAGGGAACCACCTGACTTAACGAATGCAGCGGGCCGTGCGGGGGCGCAGGGGGCCTTGACACAATCTGTGAGGAGGGAGTGGGTCCCAGTGGTAGGGACCCAAGGCTGCACTTGCTGTGCAGACTTGCTCCGTTGTTGTAGCTCTTTCTTCTCCAGCCCTGGGAGAGTCCTTGACCCGAAGCAGTTTGGGAACCACCCGCAGCTGTCAGCCATGCTCAGTGAGCAAGATGAAGGCATACTTGGCTCCATGACGGATTTGCAGGTCTGGCCCGGGAGATGGAGGCCGgcctgggggatgggagaagaggGGATAACAGAAGCGATTTCTCCCCAAGGCCAGGGGGGCAAGGGTCTGCTGGACAGAGATTtcaaccctcctccccactttgcCGCCCGGCAGGTGGAGGAACTCGGGTCTCCCCGTGATCGCCGCAGGGTCCTGCTCTTCTTTCGCAAGAACTCCTACTTCCGCAATGAAGTCGTTGAGAAGGAGTATGTCCTCAGGGCTGCTGGTAAGGGGGCCTCTGCGTGGAGGGGGTGGCAGCAGGTGGAGGCGGCAGGGTTGCACCTGATGCATTAGGCGGCGCCTTCGCACGTACCCATCTTCCTGCAGGGTACGAGCCGTCTCATTCCACTCCCATCCAGTGGCACCCCTGTTATGAACGGGAGGCCCGTAGCCGCAGACACCACAACAGCAGCCTAAACTTCTTCAACTGGCTCTCTGACCACAGCTTTGCCGGGTCTAGCAGGATAGCTGAGGTGGGTCCCGGGGACAGACCGCGCACGTGAACCTGGCTGTGTTCCCCAGCCGACTGGGATGGGCCTCTGAGCCCCGCCCCGTTTCCCCTGCCAGATCGTCATGGACGACCTGTGGCCCAATCCCCTGCAGTACTACATGAGGAAGAAGGCCCCAGCCGAGGAACTGAGAGGAGTGCAGGTGAGAAGACCGGGGCGTGGGTGCAGAAAATGCTCCGTAGGCCTCCGTGGGACCTGGGTGTCCCAGATGAAGAAACGGCGGCTCAGCGGAACGCTCAAGAGGCGGTGACCCCGTGTGCAAAGGGCATCAGCATGAGTCAGGGAGTGCGGTGTCAAACTGGTTCTGCCTGGGAAGCTTGAGGCACGCGGGTCAGGCCACACCAACAAgcagagctggagaagcaggcgCCTCAGCTTTGAGCACCGCCTCAGTGCCTCTTGCCATCCTTGGCACAGAGTTTGGGTTCCCTGGTGTGAAGGCTCATGCGTCACCCCGTTACCTTTCTGTGTTCATCGGTAGAGTTTTCCCAGCCATCTCCCAGGGCAATCTCCTGTGCCCACCGCAAACATCCAGAGAACACTGGCCAGCATGCACAGAGATATTTGCTACGTGGTTGGAGGACATGTCAGGCGATCGCCATCAAGGcccggggagaggggcagggcagaATGACCTCCGATCCCCGAAGGGTCTTGAACCCTCTAGCAAACCTGTGTATGGCCCATAGAGGATACTCACCGGCCTCCTCATATgtgcctgtgtgcctgtgtgtctgtgtatccgTCTCTCCCAGGAACTTCAGCATGTTGAGGTGAATACGCAAGAGCCTTGCGCTTGACCGGAAAGAGTCCAGGACCTTTCAGAGGGAGCCGAATGATCAGCTTGGGCCCTCGAGCAGGGACCCACCTCGAGCCTGGTGTCGGGAAGAAACCCAGGGCCGACTGAGGCCTCCtgtgaatttattaaaatgtggAAGAGCGATGTCAGCCGTGCTTACGTGTGTTACTGTGGGTACGCTCGCACACGGTCTTCTTCATGGAAAGGGGCAGGTGGGGTGCCGGAGCTCATGGGATTCCCGTCGATGCTTACCACGCTGCCTGGGCATCCTTATTCCGTGGAAGGGAATATGcatgcttgcccagaggtctaggTCACACAAGCTCTGGGACTGCATCCCAGCGTGGCGGAGGTCCTTCCCCCGGGGATGGTGGAGGTGGGCGGGGAGAGGAGATGAGCGAAAGGCCAGCTGACTGAAAGGgctcatgtcttccctggggaAATGACAGAGgacaaggaaagggaaggacGAGCCAGGGCCAGACATGTCCAGTGTCAAGTTTTGGTGGATGGCGAGGACCCTCTTCCAGAGATGCTCCCTGGTGGATGAGCTCAGACACAGCAAGGGTGGGACGGTAGTTTCATTAGTCTCTTGAACCCCAGAGCCAGTGCTCTCCTTTCTTCTAAACAGGCGTGCCCAGGCCCTTGCTGACACAGTCATCCTCAGCCCCAGATACAGCGGGAGCGAGTGGGGGCCAGGCCCTGTGGAGGGAACGTTGGAGAGGGGAAAGTGGGACGAGGGAAGGTAGGAAAGATGACACTGTCATTCTGGCCCACGTGGCTGGACGGAAGAATGAATGCCAGGGAGagtgtgtgtcacacacacacacacacacacacacacacacacacacacacagggacaccATCGGTTTCAAACCGCCCTAAGCCTCAGAATATTTAGCCACTCACATACCCCGACGCATACACTCAGGAGCAAAGCCAACACCCCGCACCCAACACACGGTGGTTCGGTCACTCTCATGTCCTGACGTGCACACACTCCCTCACcctcccaggcacccaaaagTCACACACTCACATGTCCAGAGACTAGCTCACGGATAGGCAACCCCACGCTGCCCCGTGATCCCCAGTTCGCGGCTTCCCTAGGATTTTGGATCCGTGTCCCCAGATGGTCCGTAGAGGAGAGGGCAGAGTATAGCTGAATGCGAGACCCAGGACCCCCACCCGTGTGCTGTCTGACCCATGCTGACCCTGAGGCTGATATGCCTCCTTCCCCAGGGTCTGAAGGAAAGTGCCCAATACCCTCTATCCAGTTAGACCACTAAAAGGGAAATGCCTCCAGAGGGCACACCTAGTCCTCACCAACACCCCATGCAGCATGCTCCCCTGGTTAAGGGCCAAGTGCACACAGGCTGCTCCGACCATGTAGGGAAGCGTCCATCTCCTGAGGTTTTAGCCTCGCTCCTCCCACTTTCAAATTCTTTGTGACTTTGGGACTAAAAGGCAAGTCTCTCGTTCGTAGCATAGACGTGGCCAGCTTTTCAAAACCTGCTC of Mustela lutreola isolate mMusLut2 chromosome Y, mMusLut2.pri, whole genome shotgun sequence contains these proteins:
- the LOC131822509 gene encoding uncharacterized protein LOC131822509, with protein sequence MAAEPGQQEEGRWEREGAILAVELVLVGDDLMLVWQLVVVGVAEDPGETEEEEDDDDEAREVESEAEEDGEAEEGEETEEEDDELEESEESEEEAEENRQEDGEEEEAEETGAWEEAEEEGELGTEEGAPEEETEDVKPTEEAAEEKGTEEGEEPEKEEEEAEEKAREAEEVTEEEEELGMEKDVAEEQEWQEAEEEAEEAEQAEGGRDKEREVEDVEEEEVVEKKEMEPEGEEKTEEEEQVEEVEEPEKAEEEEGQEEDEEAVEDEVAEVPVQEEEKEDRREEAWEGSQKEGDAQELQEKREGEEQPEAPPGPPPSPLQALAALQSELEPLHKDASGACSGLKLRLWQRRRRHLEHRSALIRGIPGFWAKAFGNHPQLSAMLSEQDEGILGSMTDLQVEELGSPRDRRRVLLFFRKNSYFRNEVVEKEYVLRAAGYEPSHSTPIQWHPCYEREARSRRHHNSSLNFFNWLSDHSFAGSSRIAEIVMDDLWPNPLQYYMRKKAPAEELRGVQELQHVEGFAPFPAVIPGGASSNGLGRKAHAVPPSPLALGLYEVWFGPEGRAAQAQGHGHMERESWSWEGGAASESGTILVPDGGGVETGGPQGDRLPRARGDEEVAQAEQVQKPKELSQAEPVPRPDTAGAALAALQVVQEALRSVDVQATRAYLRLKRRMNQKRSGHLARRRAIIQGIPGFWARAILNHPQLSAVIGDQDTDMLHSYMTNLEVEELGRPKYRCRWMFYFGSNPYFQNDVIVKEYHLSIGFPRPAGYRETRCTPVQWFWDYERGAASRRRDPSGLNFFNWLCDPSCPGSNRIAGIIIEDLWPTPFQYYPRQEGGVWE